One window of Phalacrocorax aristotelis chromosome 26, bGulAri2.1, whole genome shotgun sequence genomic DNA carries:
- the LOC142048569 gene encoding dynactin subunit 2-like: MRTRFLGAWGCSDLSVGGLTRWFSLLTPFSCLFAQVWVGTEGSRVPASRPPPALGAWCRGRAVSPRLTPLLLPLQLGEGLGAKETPQQRYQRLQHEVQELVREVEQIQSSVKESAAEEELTPMALARQVEGLKQHLVSSHLEKLLGPTAAIDFADPDGALAKRLLQQLEVAKCSKAAPGKSPAKAPAPAGDAVTFELYWRPEQEQFAQTAKMAELEKRLAQLEATVRCEPDSQNPLLVGLKGTSLMETVQVLQAKVNILDVAVLDQVEARLQSVLGKVNEIAKHKATVQDADTQSKIHQIYETMQRWDPVASTLPDVVQRLVTLRDLHEQATRFGQVLVHLDTTQQEIAGALKDNTVLLAEVQKTMKENLAIVEDNFADINARIKRLQQ, from the exons ATGAGGACCCGGTTCCTGGGGGCATGGGGCTGCTCCGACCTGTCTGTTGGGGGCCTCACCCGCTGGTTCTCCCTGCTCactcccttttcttgcctttttgcGCAGGTTTGGGTGGGCACCGAGGGGAGCCGGGTACCAGCGTCCCggccaccccctgccctgggtgccTGGTGCCGCGGTCGGGCCGTGAGCCCCCGCCTGACCCCCCTGTTGCTCCCTCTGCAGCTCGGCGAGGGCCTTGGTGCCAAAGAGACGCCCCAGCAGCGGTACCAGCGGCTGCAGCACGAGGTGCAGGAGCTGGTCAGGGAGGTGGAGCAGATCCAG agCTCGGTGAAGGAGtcggcggcggaggaggagcTGACGCCCATGGCCTTGGCCAGGCAGGTGGAGGGCCTGAAGCAGCATCTGGTCTCCAGCCACCTGGAGAAGCTGCTGGGCCCCACCGCAGCCATCGACTTTGCGGACCCCGACGGTGCCCTGGCCAA gcgcctgctgcagcagctggaggtggcAAAGTGCAGCAAGGCGGCGCCGGGGAAGAGCCCCGCCAAAGCCCCGGCGCCCGCCGGAGACGCCGTCACCTTTGAGCTGTACTGGAGGCCAGAGCAGGAGCAGTTTGCCCAGACTGCCAAG ATGGCGGAGCTGGAGAAGCGGCTGGCGCAGCTGGAGGCGACGGTGCGGTGCGAGCCCGACAGCCAG AACCCGCTGCTGGTGGGGCTGAAGGGCACCAGCCTCATG gagaCCGTGCAGGTCCTGCAGGCCAAGGTCAACATCCTGGATGTGGCAGTGCTGGACCAAGTGGAGGCCCGGCTGCAG agcGTCCTGGGGAAGGTGAATGAAATCGCCAAGCACAAGGCAACCGTGCAAGACGCCGACACCCAGAGCAAG ATCCACCAGATCTATGAGACGATGCAGCGCTGGGACCCCGTGGCCAGCACCCTGCCCGACGTCGTGCAGAGGCTGGTGACCCTCAGGGACCTGCACGAGCAAG CCACACGGTTCGGGCAGGTCCTCGTGCACTTGGACACCACGCAGCAGGAGATAGCCGGTGCTCTCAAGGACAACACCGTGCTGCTGGCGGAG gtcCAGAAGACAATGAAGGAAAACCTGGCCATCGTAGAGGACAACTTTGCGGACATCAATGCCCGCATCAAGCGGCTGCAGCAGTGA
- the LOC142048575 gene encoding tubulin alpha-3 chain-like — translation MAAAVKVVELVVRQVEPLQGQLEQTDQCTKLQGFLVFHSFGGGTSSSFTSLLMEALWLKGSKMSRLEFSICRVLQASTAVVLPYNSILNTHSSLAHSWWTTRPQQDVERLTCCNRSRLIEQIVSSVTASLYFGGALNAG, via the exons atggcggcggccGTGAAGGTGGTGGAGCTGGTGGTGCGGCAGGTGGAGCCACTCCaggggcagctggagcag ACTGACCAGTGCACGAAGCTGCAGGGATTCCTGGTCTTCCACAGCTTTGGGGGCGGCACCAGCTCCAGCTTTACCTCCCTGCTCATGGAGGCCCTCTGGCTCAAGGGCAGCAAGATGTCCAGGCTGGAGTTTTCCATCTGCCGAGTCCTGCAGGCCTCCACAGCCGTGGTGTTGCCCTACAACTCCATCCTGAACACCCATTCGAGCCTGGCGCACTCATGGTGGACAACGAGGCCACAACAGGACGTTGAGAGGCTCACCTGCTGCAACCGTAGTAGGTTGATAGAGCAAATCGTGTCCTCAGTCACAGCCTCCCTGTACTTCGGTGGGGCGCTGAACGCTGGCTGA
- the LOC142048522 gene encoding LOW QUALITY PROTEIN: transmembrane protease serine 9-like (The sequence of the model RefSeq protein was modified relative to this genomic sequence to represent the inferred CDS: substituted 1 base at 1 genomic stop codon), whose product MALLAVLVLLAVCWPVYGTWDNCGGTCGLRPMASHYGTSRVVGGTDAQPGAWPWIVSIQDPGKTGTGHICGGSLISPQWVLTAAHCFIKASLRCARAVAPSVALLPALPGQAEGRELLDCCSTWLCSPHLSLHLPSRHITMWRVVIGATWLTQLGPEAQVRNIKRLLAHEHYTSVSERNDIALLELDQPVQCSSYIQLACVPDASLRVSEMTACYISGWGSTTARSGGSTDVLQEAKVRLIDVNLCNSSWWYRGAIHSHNLCAGYAQGGIDTCQGDSGGPLVCKDNNADYFWLVGVTSWGKGCARAKQPGVYTSTQHFYDWISVQMGLRPAVTATPAPRPGFTSTPFQRPRPTPTQPGRFTPCPFPRQKLVEFFNVLQELLQVLRGKRVLAGSARSQALLPATGGPAHPHPASRAFHGALSGVSDPRFCIPSCSEPAMTPPRLPESPPRPVPGTSDSVTSAPGPRAPQAARALRALRRLLHWWRRALRSCSCHVPLSAMALLAVLVLLAVCWPVYGTWDNCGGTCGLRPMASHYGTSRVVGGTDAQPGAWPWIVSIQDPGKTGTGHICGGSLISPQWVLTAAHCFIKARHITMWRVVIGATRLTQLGPEAQVRNIKRLLAHEHYTSVSERNDIALLELDQPVQCSSYIQLACVPDASLRVSEMTACYISGWGSTTARCEFPMSTRVLRAGLARWGDRAWASGQQRRKPESGCGDVRLERGGPDPLPKARPKGHSGTMPLRMQSQALGKGFTPRGGENWQPAAGSXFLSVLTAGGSTDVLQEAKVRLIDVNLCNSSWWYRGAIHSHNLCAGYAQGGIDTCQGDSGGPLVCKDNNADYFWLVGVTSWGKGCARAKQPGVYTSTQHFYDWISVQMGLRPAVTATPAPRPGFTSTPFQRPRPTPTQPGRFTPCPFPRQKLVEFFNVLQELLQVLRGKRA is encoded by the exons ATGGCTTTGCTGGCCgtcctggtcctgctggccGTGTGCTGGCCTGTGTACGGCACATGGGACAACTGTGG AGGGACCTGCGGGCTCCGGCCCATGGCTTCTCACTACGGCACGTCGCGCGTCGTGGGCGGCACAGACGCCCAGCCAGGGGCCTGGCCCTGGATCGTCAGCATCCAGGATCCTGGGAAAACAGGCACGGGGCATATATGCGGAGGGTCCCTCATCAGCCCACAGTGGGTCCTCACAGCAGCCCACTGCTTCATCAAGGCTAG CCTAAGGTGTGCCAGGGCAGTCGCACCCTCCGTAGCGCTGCTTCCTGCTCTCCCCGGGCAAGCagaaggcagggagctgctggactGCTGCAGCACGTGGCTCTGCTCCCCTCACCTCTCTCTCCATCTGCCTTCCAGGCACATCACCATGTGGCGCGTGGTGATCGGGGCCACTTGGTTGACTCAGCTGGGCCCCGAGGCCCAAGTGCGCAATATTAAGCGGCTCCTGGCTCACGAACACTACACTAGTGTCTCGGAGAGGAACGACATTGCGTTGCTGGAATTGGaccagcctgtccagtgcagcTCCTACATACAGCTTGCCTGTGTGCCTGACGCCTCGCTGAGAGTGTCAGAGATGACAGCCTGCTACATCAGTGGCTGGGGTTCCACGACTGCAAGAT CTGGAGGCTCGACTGATGTCCTGCAGGAGGCCAAGGTCCGCCTCATTGACGTCAAcctctgcaacagcagctggtggTATAGAGGGGCCATCCACAGCCACAACTTGTGTGCCGGCTATGCGCAGGGTGGCATCGACACCTGCCAG GGTGACAGCGGTGGTCCTCTCGTCTGCAAAGACAACAACGCGGACTACTTCTGGCTTGTCGGAGTGACGAGCTGGGGGAAAGGCTGTGCCAGAGCAAAACAGCCCGGAGTCTACACCTCCACTCAGCACTTTTACGACTGGATCTCGGTGCAGATGGGCCTGCGCCCAGCAGTAACGGCTACTCCAGCGCCACGGCCAGGCTTCACCTCAACCCCCTTTCAGAGGCCGAGGCCAACACCAACGCAACCGGGCAGGTTTACGCCCTGCCCATTTCCACGCCAGAAGCTGGTGGAATTCTTTAATGTGCTGCAGGAGCTCCTGCAGGtcctgaggggaaaaagg GTTTTAGCAGGCAGTGCTCGGAGCCAGGCGCTGCTGCCTGCCACGGGGGGGCCTGCACACCCTCACCCTGCAAGCAGAGCATTCCACGGGGCCCTGTCGGGGGTGTCCGATCCCAGGTTCTGCATCCCCTCCTGCTCTGAACCCGCCATGActcccccccgcctccccgaGAGCCCACCACGCCCAGTGCCCGGAACCAGCGACTCTGTGACATCAGCCCCAGGGCCGAGGGCTCCGCAGGCAGCGCGAGCACTGCGGGCACTACGTCGCCTGCTGCACTGGTGGCGACGAGCCCTCCGGTCTTGCAGCTGCCACGTGCCGCTGTCGGCAATGGCTTTGCTGGCCgtcctggtcctgctggccGTGTGCTGGCCTGTGTACGGCACATGGGACAACTGTGG AGGGACCTGCGGGCTCCGGCCCATGGCTTCTCACTACGGCACGTCGCGCGTCGTGGGCGGCACAGACGCCCAGCCAGGGGCCTGGCCCTGGATCGTCAGCATCCAGGATCCTGGGAAAACAGGCACGGGGCATATATGCGGAGGGTCCCTCATCAGCCCACAGTGGGTCCTCACAGCAGCCCACTGCTTCATCAAGGCTAG GCACATCACCATGTGGCGCGTGGTGATCGGGGCCACTCGGTTGACTCAGCTGGGCCCCGAGGCCCAAGTGCGCAATATTAAGCGGCTCCTGGCTCACGAACACTACACTAGTGTCTCGGAGAGGAACGACATTGCGTTGCTGGAATTGGaccagcctgtccagtgcagcTCCTACATACAGCTTGCCTGTGTGCCTGACGCCTCGCTGAGAGTGTCAGAGATGACAGCCTGCTACATCAGTGGTTGGGGTTCCACGACTGCAAGATGTGAGTTCCCAATGAGTACTCGTGTCCTGAGGGCAGGCTTGGCACGCTGGGGAGACCGGGCTTGGGCTTCCGGGCAGCAGAGGCGAAAGCCGGAGTCAGGCTGTGGGGACGTACGCCTAGAGAGAGGCGGGCCTGACCCTTTACCCAAAGCAAGACCGAAGGGACACAGCGGTACGATGCCTCTCAGGATGCAAAGCCAAGCCCTAGGGAAGGGGTTCACCCCGAGAGGGGGGGAGAACTGGCAGCCAGCTGCTGGGTCTTAATTCCTTTCTGTGCTCACAGCTGGAGGCTCGACTGATGTCCTGCAGGAGGCCAAGGTCCGCCTCATTGACGTCAAcctctgcaacagcagctggtggTATAGAGGGGCCATCCACAGCCACAACTTGTGTGCCGGCTATGCGCAGGGTGGCATCGACACCTGCCAG GGTGACAGCGGTGGTCCTCTCGTCTGCAAAGACAACAACGCGGACTACTTCTGGCTTGTCGGAGTGACGAGCTGGGGGAAAGGCTGTGCCAGAGCAAAACAGCCCGGAGTCTACACCTCCACTCAGCACTTTTACGACTGGATCTCGGTGCAGATGGGCCTGCGCCCAGCAGTAACGGCTACTCCAGCGCCACGGCCAGGCTTCACCTCAACCCCCTTTCAGAGGCCGAGGCCAACACCAACGCAACCGGGCAGGTTTACGCCCTGCCCATTTCCACGCCAGAAGCTGGTGGAATTCTTTAATGTGCTGCAGGAGCTCCTGCAGGtcctgaggggaaaaagggcTTGA